A window from Kwoniella newhampshirensis strain CBS 13917 chromosome 3, whole genome shotgun sequence encodes these proteins:
- a CDS encoding glycerol-3-phosphate dehydrogenase (NAD(+)), producing MGGKEKVAVIGSGNWGSAIARLAGLNVSKHTDVFEDSKVPIWVFEEDFEGKKLTEVINESHENKKYLPGIQLPENVVAIPDIVEAVKDATALVFVMPHQFLAKTLDMLEGKVSKDAKAITLIKGVDVKGADIHIFADVIEQRLGISTSALSGANIANEVAKDTFSETTIGYRTEEDGKLWQKLFQTPNFRVQLIDDVAGVSLCGALKNIVAVAAGFVDGLGYGDNSKAAIMRIGLLEMKHFCQEFFEDVKEESFLQESAGIADVITSCLGGRNKRVAEAFVKEKKPFDVLEKEMLKGQKLQGIHTAKDIHIFLKEKDRLGAYPLFDKVYQISWEDLPVEKLTEGL from the exons ATGGGCGGTAAAGAGAAGGTTGCAGTGATAGGTTCTGGTAATTG GGGATCTGCAATTGCTAGATTGGCAGGGTTGAATGTCAGTAAACACACCGATGTGTTCGAGGATTCCAAGGTGCCCATCTGGGTcttcgaggaagat TTCGAGGGCAAGAAGCTCACTGAAGTGATCAACGAGTCCCATGAGAACAAGAAATATCTTCCAGGGATCCAGCTTCCGGAGAACGTGGTGGCCATTCCGGATATCGTGGAGGCTGTTAAGGACGCTACAGCCTTGGTGTTTGTCATGCCTCATCAGT TCCTCGCTAAGACATTGGATATGCTGGAAGGCAAAGTCAGCAAAGATGCAAAGGCCATCACCCtcatcaag GGCGTCGATGTCAAGGGTGCGGATATTCACATCTTCGCAGATGTCATCGAACAGCGTCTCGGTATCTCGACTTCAGCTCTGAGCGGTGCCAACATCGCGAACGAGGTCGCTAAGGACACGTTCTCGGAAACCACTATCGGGTACAGGACAGAGGAGGACGGAAAGTTGTGGCAGAAGTTGTTCC AGACACCCAATTTCCGAGTCCAGCTCATCGATGAC GTTGCCGGTGTTAGTCTTTGTGGAGCTCTCAAGAACATCGTCGCTGTTGCTGCGGGCTTTGTGGACGGCTTGGGCTATGGTGATAATTCCAAAG CCGCCATTATGAGGATCGGTCTGTTGGAAATGAAACACTTCTGTCAGGAGTTTTTTGAGGATGTCAAGGAGGAGTCGTTCCTGCAGGAAAGCGCAGGTATAGCTGATGTCATTACGTCCT GTTTGGGCGGCAGAAACAAGCGGGTTGCTGAGGCTTTCGTtaaggagaagaag CCCTTCGACGTCTTGGAAAAAGAGATGCTAAAGGGCCAAA AACTTCAGGGTATCCACACT GCAAAGGACATCCACATTTTcctcaaggagaaggaccgATTAGGTGCTTATCCCTTGTTTGACAAGGTTTACCAGATCTCCTGGGAGGACCTTCCTGTCGAGAAGCTTACCGAAGGACTGTGA